The Miscanthus floridulus cultivar M001 unplaced genomic scaffold, ASM1932011v1 os_2409_1_2, whole genome shotgun sequence DNA window GATGACATGGGCGGTAAGTACAAATCTAAAAGTTTATTTTTAATTTGTGCAGTGTATTtatgtcttttttttttaattttgtgcACTATCTGATGCAAAATTTGTGTTAAGCTGTTTCGGTTTTATTACCATGATGAAGTGCATAGGGTATATCCATTTACTCAGTGTTAAAATCTCAGCTCATCAATGATTATCACCCTTATGATCCGTTCTAAAGTTTGAGGTCCATTATTGCCATTGATTTATGCTCAATTCAGAATACCCTATGTTGCAAAAAGATATTAGATACCaccctctgtcccaaattataggttgttttggcttttctaggtgcaTAGCTTTTTCTATGAACCTAGATAGgcgatatgtctagatacataataaaagttgtGTATCTTGAAATGCCAAAACGACCTATaaattggaatggagggagtactatctAGGTTTGAAGTATTACAGAAGTCAAATCCGACTCTGCATTAAACTATTATTATTCACTCAAAGTGTCCTTTAGTGATATTTTCTTAATGACAGAATTCTATTGGAGGTTTTTCGCATAATTCAGGAGGCCACTACAATGAGCCCTTCATGTAAGTAGATCAGTAGATATAACCTATACTTGTTCAGTTCTTTTTTGGGGTTGTTTTTACTCATAGTTTGATCTTCTAATATGGGCAGTGCGGAAGATGGAGTATCAGGAGTGCTTCTGCATCACAAGCAAGTTTTGATTGTCTCTTCTTCGAGTTGATGATTACGAATTAGTGAATCTTTTTTATGATATGTTATAGAGGCTGACAAGCTGTTATATTTTTGCAGAACAGCTAAGGATAATCCACCTGTCACTTTTGCTGTTGCTGCCTGCGAAACTCAGAATGTGAATGTGACAGTCTTGCCAGTGTTTGGCCTTTCTGGAGAAAACCATGTTTCTGCAAAGGAAATGTGGAACATCATGCTACAGGTAATTACTTCTACCTTGTCTGAACATTTGGTTTATATGATTTTTCATACAGGCTGTTCTATGACATTCTTTTAAGTATAACAGTCCTATCTTTCTTATCATGCTCGCATTTTGCTTCTTTAATTGTTTTATTTAACATTCAGAATGGTCACTTCGATTGGGAAAATTTCAGTGCTGGTTCCAGTATGCCTTCTTCTCCAGGACAGAAACTCTGTGCAGCTGTCTCAGCCTCAACTTGGGTAGAGCCACATGGTAGATGTACTGTTGTGTTTGCTCTGGCTTGGTCCTCACCTAAAGTAAAGTTTCAAAAGGGATGCACATATAACAGGTTAGTGTCCCCTTGTTGTCAATATAGACGACACCTTTTGATTCTGTTTACATCTTTATTTATTGATACAAGACTTGTTCCGATGCCAATCCAACTTATAAAATACTATGTCTCATAGGAGCAATGATGTGTGTCTCAATTTAGTTGCCTATCACATTACACACGACTTAGGCACACTTAAGTACTGATCATATCAGAATGTCCCCAGTACAATAGTTTCTTTTTTGTTTCAGCCTTCTCTGGGTTTGCACAATTGAATATTTGGTGTTCAGAAGTTCTTGAGAAGTTGTAATTAGTTACGTTAATATGAATTGTAGTGCATTCTAAGTGTAATGGGATAATTCATAAATGTGATTTCATGTTGCAGGAGGTACACCCAATTCTATGGAACTTCTGAGAAATCGGCTGTTAACTTGGTACATGATGCCTTAACAAGTATGTTTTTCTTTTGTCAATTTCTTGACTTCTTAATCTGTTATTTTTTAGGTAAATGCACTAGGGGAGAGCCCTACTGTGATGTGATaactatatatataaatgaaaagattcaaaacaagctgTGAAGCCTAAAAGAAAACGGAATGCTAAAAGTGATAAGGAAACAGTACAACCTATTTAACTTGGTGCAGAAACTAATTCTTAGAGTTACAGTATTTGCTAGGACTATAAAAAACACTTCCACATGTTATAATAATCATCTTTTAGATTGGATGGAGTATTTTCCCTCCAAATACAGTCATATGTTGAAAACAAGATTGTAGTGATATTACTGGGAAATGTGCAACGTTGGCCCTTGAGTTGCTGATTTAATGTATTTATCAGTCTTCTACATTCTGACCTATGCTCCTGGATTCTTTTTCCTTGTTTTCAGAATATAAACTTTGGGAAGAAGAAATCGAGAAGTGGCAAAACCCCATACTCAAGGATGAAAGACTTCCAGAATGGTATATACTCTACCTCTTGCTTCTATATTAAATTTGTTGTTGCCCCTGAAATTTACTAGTCCACATCTTCCTCTGTAGAGAAGAAAATGAAATTTAACTGTAGAATGTTTGGGTGTCAAAATGCTTGCAGGTATAAGTTCACTCTTTTTAATGAGCTTTACTTTCTGGTAGCTGGTGGGACCGTTTGGACAGGTACACTGTAACTTTCTTATGGTTGCGCTGTAACTTTCTTATGGTTGCTTGTTCAGATCACCACTTGTCTCATTACTTTTGAATGTCACGGAGATAGTTTCTTCTTTTGGTATAATTACTTTTGTTCTACAATCTAAAGTTGCCATCATCTGAGTTTCTTTTAGCTTATAATGTCTACTCCTTTTCCTTTTGAGTGCAAGGAACCTTATATTTTTCCTTCTGATCATGTAGATGGTCAACCCCCAGCAATCGATGAGAAAAACAGTCCTGGTTCTAATCAGCAGAAGTCCTCAAAGAGGGGTACTAAAGACACCAAGCAGGGATCTGTTAAAGATAGCCATGTCAACCTGACAGTGGAGCAAGTACTTCATGGTGGTTACATGACTAATGGTGATGATCACAGTGTATCAAAGTTCGCAGCAGTTCATGGGTCACAAATGCAAAAACAAATCAATGGACTCAAGTCAGAAGAGCCAATTCCTTACTTGATTTCAAAGGATGGCCCTGAACATGTTGGCAAGTTTTTGTATCTAGAAGGAGTGGAATACATCATGTGGAACACATATGATGTGCATTTCTATGCATCTTTTGCTCTCCTTGATTTGTTCCCAAAAATAGAGTTGAGTATCCAACGTGATTTTGCCAATGCTGTGCTGTATGAAGATCGACGCAAAGTAAAATTTTTGGCTGATGGTACATCAGGAATCCGCAAGGTTAAAGGTGCTGTGCCTCATGATCTTGGAACACATGATCCGTGGCATGAAATGAACGCATATAACATACACGATACAAGCAAATGGAAAGATTTAAACCCCAAATTTGTGCTCCAGATATACAGAGACTTTGCTGCTACAGGTGATATGCAATTCGGTCGAGATGTTTGGCCTGCAGTCTGTGCTGCTATGGACTATATGGATCAGTTTGACCGTGATGGTGATGGTCTCATTGAGAATGATGGATTTCCTGATCAAACCTATGATGCTTGGACTGTTCATGGAATCAGTGCTTACTGTGGTTGTCTATGGCTTGCTGCACTTCAAGCTGCAGCTACAATGGCTCATCGTCTTGGGGATCGGCACTTTGCTGAGAAGTACAAGCTCAAGTTCATAAAAGCCAAAGCAGTATATGAGGCAAAGTTATGGAATGGGTCATATTTCAATTACGATAGCGGCACAAGTAGCAACAGTAGATCCATTCAGGCTGATCAGCTGGCAGGACAGTGGTATGCTGCCTCGTCAGGCTTGCCCCCGCTTTTCGACGAGCACAAGATAAGAACTGCTCTGCAGAAAATATTTGAATTCAATGTGATGAAGGTTAAAGGAGGACGGATGGGATCTGTAAATggtatgactccaaagggaaagGTGGACGAGACATGCATGCAATCTCGAGAAATCTGGACTGGTGTTACATATGCTGTTGCTGCAAATATGCTGCTCCATGGAATGGAGCATCAAGGCTTTACAACCGCAGAAGGAATTTTTATTGCCGGATGGTCAGAAGAAGGATATGGGTATGCCCTGTCTCATACATTGTCGAGCAATTTCAGATTTTGCAGTGATGCAGCTTTTCACATTAACTTTGCAGTGCATTTCTTATCTCATATTAACTTAGCAGTGCATTTGTTATCTTTTCTTTTTGGTTGCTTCTGTTATATTCCATTAGAAACCTAGGAATCAGATGTTTCTAGTGCTGCTTATTGTATGTCATTCCCAAATCTGTCTAGGGCTGTATACTTTTACTTTTTTTCGAGTAACGCATGCCAAATTGTCTCAAATCAAATGAAGTTTTGAGTAGTGTTTGTTGAGCCATATTCATCAATGAGATATTATAACATGGGTTTACCGCGGTGCTGCAGGTATTGGTTCCAAACACCAGAAGGATGGACCACAGATGGGCATTATAGATCCGTCGTATACATGCGGCCTCTTGCCATTTGGGCAATCCAATATGCAGTTTCTCCTCCAAAGGCGATTCTTGAGGCCCCCAAAGTTAACCTAATGGACCGAATACATTTATCCCCTCACATGGCCCGAGCAATTAGCGAGATAAGCATTAGAAAGATAGCACCCGACAATAGATGTTTCCCTAGCTCTGCCTTTAATTGTGAATGCTGATCCAAAGGTAACATGCAGCTGCTGAGCAACTTACCAATCTTTTCGGGTTTTCGGTTTCTCCTTGCCCTTTTCAAGGTCCAGTGGGGTTCAGGAGCTCTTCTCTTGAATCAGAGGGcatatccaaaccaccacaaaacTCGCGACTCAAAAGAGTTCATGTTGTATGATTGTACAGCAAACTGTAATCACAGTGTTTTTTTTTCACACAAAGTTCTGCGCTGCCAAAGTAACCACATTTCACATGAGAGCTAGAAATCAAAGAACTGGGATGCTGGTGTCTCATACACCATAACACCATTCACTTCAGAAAATCTTCCTACTGCTCGTTTTGGATCTGGATCTAACGTTTTATGAAGTCATTTGGATATGGCTCATTTCTGTCTTTCTGTTGGCTGCCGAGTATACGTTCTGCACGTCGATGTATCATTCTTCACTATAGGATCATGGATTGTTGCTTTTCTGGTAGtctaaaattcaaaaaaaaaaaaactggtagCCTAGAGCCTCATCTAATCATTTTAGGTTCTCTCATTTCTTCGTTCTTTAAAAAGCTACCGAACTCAACATATGGTTGGTTCTGAAAGTCGTTTGTTCCTCCCCCATGTTAAATATGATATTTGATTTCCGTATCTTTGCAAGCATCTTCAACTAGCTGATCTTTACGAGTGGGGTGGTTCTACTGTAAGAAACCTAACTAAAGTTATGTTAGGAAAATGCACTAAAATCTGCTCCCTTCGTTTCAATTTATGTGGATGCATAGTAAAAGTTGCGTATATAGAAAAACTAAAATGATAGAAAagctaaaatgacttataatttaggacagaGACAGTACAATATTATATGGTTTTATATTAAAGCCATCATGAAATATATTCATGATCTTGATACTGCATTTATTTAGTTATATAGGTATAGgtattaatatattttctataagCTTAAAAGTTTGACT harbors:
- the LOC136534928 gene encoding uncharacterized protein isoform X2; translation: MTWANSIGGFSHNSGGHYNEPFIAEDGVSGVLLHHKTAKDNPPVTFAVAACETQNVNVTVLPVFGLSGENHVSAKEMWNIMLQNGHFDWENFSAGSSMPSSPGQKLCAAVSASTWVEPHGRCTVVFALAWSSPKVKFQKGCTYNRRYTQFYGTSEKSAVNLVHDALTKYKLWEEEIEKWQNPILKDERLPEWYKFTLFNELYFLVAGGTVWTDGQPPAIDEKNSPGSNQQKSSKRGTKDTKQGSVKDSHVNLTVEQVLHGGYMTNGDDHSVSKFAAVHGSQMQKQINGLKSEEPIPYLISKDGPEHVGKFLYLEGVEYIMWNTYDVHFYASFALLDLFPKIELSIQRDFANAVLYEDRRKVKFLADGTSGIRKVKGAVPHDLGTHDPWHEMNAYNIHDTSKWKDLNPKFVLQIYRDFAATGDMQFGRDVWPAVCAAMDYMDQFDRDGDGLIENDGFPDQTYDAWTVHGISAYCGCLWLAALQAAATMAHRLGDRHFAEKYKLKFIKAKAVYEAKLWNGSYFNYDSGTSSNSRSIQADQLAGQWYAASSGLPPLFDEHKIRTALQKIFEFNVMKVKGGRMGSVNGMTPKGKVDETCMQSREIWTGVTYAVAANMLLHGMEHQGFTTAEGIFIAGWSEEGYGYWFQTPEGWTTDGHYRSVVYMRPLAIWAIQYAVSPPKAILEAPKVNLMDRIHLSPHMARAISEISIRKIAPDNRCFPSSAFNCEC
- the LOC136534928 gene encoding uncharacterized protein isoform X1; its protein translation is MFLQRKCGTSCYSAGSSMPSSPGQKLCAAVSASTWVEPHGRCTVVFALAWSSPKVKFQKGCTYNRRYTQFYGTSEKSAVNLVHDALTKYKLWEEEIEKWQNPILKDERLPEWYKFTLFNELYFLVAGGTVWTDGQPPAIDEKNSPGSNQQKSSKRGTKDTKQGSVKDSHVNLTVEQVLHGGYMTNGDDHSVSKFAAVHGSQMQKQINGLKSEEPIPYLISKDGPEHVGKFLYLEGVEYIMWNTYDVHFYASFALLDLFPKIELSIQRDFANAVLYEDRRKVKFLADGTSGIRKVKGAVPHDLGTHDPWHEMNAYNIHDTSKWKDLNPKFVLQIYRDFAATGDMQFGRDVWPAVCAAMDYMDQFDRDGDGLIENDGFPDQTYDAWTVHGISAYCGCLWLAALQAAATMAHRLGDRHFAEKYKLKFIKAKAVYEAKLWNGSYFNYDSGTSSNSRSIQADQLAGQWYAASSGLPPLFDEHKIRTALQKIFEFNVMKVKGGRMGSVNGMTPKGKVDETCMQSREIWTGVTYAVAANMLLHGMEHQGFTTAEGIFIAGWSEEGYGYWFQTPEGWTTDGHYRSVVYMRPLAIWAIQYAVSPPKAILEAPKVNLMDRIHLSPHMARAISEISIRKIAPDNRCFPSSAFNCEC